The following is a genomic window from Methyloceanibacter stevinii.
CGTGAGCGTGCCCACCTCGACGAAGCCGAAGCCCATGTTGAACAGCGCCGTCACGACGCGTGCGTTCTTGTCGAAGCCCGGCGCGATGCCGATCGGGTTGGGGAACTCCAGCCCGCAGAGGGTCTGGCGAAGCCGCGCGTCGTCCGGCGTGACGCAGCGGGGATAGACCCCTATCTCCAAGCTCTTGATCGTCAGCGTGTGGGCGCGCTCCGGGTCGAGCGCGAGCATGAGGGCCTGGCCGAGGCCGAACAGCGGGTTCACGCGACACCCTCAGGCAAGACGTGGCGATCGTCGTCGTCGAGAGCGAGCGGCGCCTCCGCGACGATCGCTTTGAGGTCGAGCGGTGCATAGAGGTGCGGGAAGAGGTCGCCGCCACGCGATTCCTCCCACTTCAGCGCCTCGCCCAGCCGATCCGGATCGACGGCGAGCAGCACGAGATCTTCCTGTCCTGCATAGTGCTTGGCCAGCGTCTCGGCCACCTGATAACCGGCCGAGAAATGGATGTATCCGTCACGCAGATCGTCGGACGTCCCTAGGAAGCGCCCTTCGCTCTTGGCGGCATCGTAGGCGGCGTCGGCGAGGATTTTGTAGATGGGTTCGGCCATGGTGCGGTGCCACACTAGCGGCCCTGGTGCGCACCAACAAGGTTCACACGTGGCGGGCGAACCGGGCTGACCTCTTCAATTCGGGCATGGTGGACCGGCGGGCGCAGTTGCGTCATAAAGAAGGGGATAGGTATTATTTCCTTGTCGCTTTCGTAGGACCGGAGCCGTTTCCTTGAGAAGGCTCACACACGACCGAATCTGGTCTGCCATAGACGCCCTGGCGCACCGCTACGGACTCTCCGTGTCGGGGCTTGCCAAGCGGTCGGGCTTGGACCCGACGGCCTTCAACAAGTCGAAGCGGGCGACGGGCGATGGGCGGCCGCGCTGGCCCACCACCGAAAGCATCGCCAAGGTTCTGGAGGCGACGGGCGCGACGCTCGAGGATTTCACCACGCTCGCCTCGTCGGAGCCCGGACAGCCCAATCGGAATCTGCCGATACCGCTGATCGGCATGACCCAGGCCGGCGCCGGAGGGTTTTTCGACGATGGTGGGTATCCCGTGGGCGGAGCCTGGGAGCAGGTGCCCTTTCCGCGGGTCGAGGACGAAAATGCCTACGCGCTGGAGGTGACGGGCGAAAGCATGGAACCGCTGTACCGGCAGGGCGACATCCTGATCGTTTCGCCCAACGCGCCGACCCGCAACGGCGACCGTGTCGTCGTCCGCACGACCGACGGCGAGGTCATGGCGAAACTCCTCGTCCGCCGCAGCGCCAAAACAATCGAACTCGCGTCCATGAACCCCGAGCATCCCAATTTCGTTTTCCCGCTCGACCGGGTCGAATGGATCGCACGCATCATCTGGGCGAGCCAATAGACGCCGCACGAAAGCCATTTCCATGTTCCGCGTTTCACGCATCATTCTCGCTCTGGCCGTTCTCGGCGCCGTTTGGTTCTTCTGGCCGTTCGGCAAGTACGACGACGCGGTCCCCGTCTCCCCGCCGCAGCCCGATACGAACCAGACCAACACCGCACAAGACCAGCTCTTCACCAAGCCGCTGTCCACGGATGCCGCCGCCCCCCAGGACGCCGCGTCACCGGACGAAGGCGCGCGCGAACAGCCTCAGACCAAGGCCGTCCTGCGCCCGAAGCGCTTCTACCGTGTGGTGGTGCAGGACGGCGGCTCCCTTACGGCCGGCGACACGACCATCACGCTCGCGGAGATCGAGGTCGCGGGGCTCACCGGCCAATGCAAGGATTCGCGCGGCCAGGCGTGGCCGTGCGGGCGCGCGGCCCGCTCCGCGCTCACGCGGCTGATCCGCGGCCGCGCCCTGATGTGCCACGTGCCGGCAAAGGGCGATCACAAGTCGCTCGTGGCGCGCTGCTCGGTCGGCGGCAACGACCTGTCGTTCTGGATGGTCGCCCAAGGCTGGGCGAAGCCGAAGCAGCCGGCGCAAGCGGCCTTCAAGGAGGCCGCGGAAGCCGCCCGCGA
Proteins encoded in this region:
- a CDS encoding DUF952 domain-containing protein, coding for MAEPIYKILADAAYDAAKSEGRFLGTSDDLRDGYIHFSAGYQVAETLAKHYAGQEDLVLLAVDPDRLGEALKWEESRGGDLFPHLYAPLDLKAIVAEAPLALDDDDRHVLPEGVA
- a CDS encoding S24 family peptidase; the protein is MRRLTHDRIWSAIDALAHRYGLSVSGLAKRSGLDPTAFNKSKRATGDGRPRWPTTESIAKVLEATGATLEDFTTLASSEPGQPNRNLPIPLIGMTQAGAGGFFDDGGYPVGGAWEQVPFPRVEDENAYALEVTGESMEPLYRQGDILIVSPNAPTRNGDRVVVRTTDGEVMAKLLVRRSAKTIELASMNPEHPNFVFPLDRVEWIARIIWASQ
- a CDS encoding thermonuclease family protein — translated: MFRVSRIILALAVLGAVWFFWPFGKYDDAVPVSPPQPDTNQTNTAQDQLFTKPLSTDAAAPQDAASPDEGAREQPQTKAVLRPKRFYRVVVQDGGSLTAGDTTITLAEIEVAGLTGQCKDSRGQAWPCGRAARSALTRLIRGRALMCHVPAKGDHKSLVARCSVGGNDLSFWMVAQGWAKPKQPAQAAFKEAAEAARERRVGIWR